In Labilibaculum sp. DW002, one DNA window encodes the following:
- a CDS encoding sulfatase, with protein sequence MNFFKKEISCFLGLLMCFGLLAKSEIVYSKTKNSKNPPNIVFILVDDLGWSDLACYGSDFYETPNLDLLASEGIKFTNAYASCPVCSPTRASILTGKYPARLDITDWIPGRQATHAATSGQKLLPQDFKEEMSLEEYTVAEALKDNNYKTFFAGKWHLGEGSTYWPEYQGFDINKGGWKVGSPKGGYFSPYLNPRLQDGPEGEYLTDRLTDESINFLKDNKKNPFFLYLSYYTVHNPLNAKPKVIEKYRKKAKQLGINKEDRFVDRSELKNVFGKGRFRERLVQDHAVYAAMVESMDENIGRLLQQIKALNLDDNTLIIFTSDNGGLSTSEGSPTSNLPLRGGKGWLYEGGIREPLIVKWNGITKRGSVCETAVTSADFYPTILDVVGLQALPQQHPDGISLVPLLQDQDSLIRDAIYWHYPHYSNQGGRPGGAIRSGKYKLIEFYEDMHVELYDLQDDMEERVNLANKYPKIVLDLKSKLHRWREEIHAKMPMLNPEYQP encoded by the coding sequence ATGAATTTTTTTAAAAAAGAAATCTCTTGTTTTCTTGGACTTTTAATGTGTTTTGGATTATTGGCAAAATCTGAAATAGTTTATAGTAAAACTAAGAATAGTAAAAATCCACCAAATATTGTTTTTATTCTTGTTGATGATCTAGGATGGTCGGATCTTGCATGTTATGGGTCAGACTTTTATGAAACACCAAATTTGGATCTTTTGGCATCAGAGGGGATAAAGTTCACCAATGCTTATGCTTCTTGTCCGGTATGTTCACCAACTCGAGCAAGCATTCTTACCGGGAAATACCCTGCACGTCTAGATATAACAGATTGGATTCCTGGAAGACAGGCTACACATGCGGCCACTTCAGGACAAAAACTCTTACCTCAGGATTTTAAAGAAGAGATGAGTCTTGAAGAATACACCGTTGCGGAAGCTCTAAAAGATAATAACTACAAAACTTTTTTTGCGGGTAAATGGCATTTGGGTGAGGGGTCGACTTATTGGCCGGAATATCAGGGGTTTGATATAAATAAAGGAGGTTGGAAGGTTGGATCACCTAAAGGAGGTTATTTTAGTCCGTATTTGAATCCACGATTACAAGATGGACCAGAAGGAGAGTATTTAACTGATCGATTAACGGATGAATCCATAAATTTTCTTAAAGACAATAAAAAGAACCCTTTTTTCCTTTATTTGTCTTATTATACGGTTCACAATCCTTTGAATGCAAAACCAAAAGTAATCGAGAAATACAGAAAGAAAGCAAAGCAATTAGGGATAAATAAGGAAGATCGGTTTGTAGATCGTTCTGAGTTGAAAAATGTATTTGGTAAAGGTAGATTTAGGGAGAGATTGGTTCAAGATCATGCTGTCTATGCTGCTATGGTAGAGAGCATGGATGAAAATATTGGCAGGTTATTACAACAAATTAAAGCATTGAATTTGGATGACAATACCCTAATCATTTTTACCTCGGATAATGGAGGTCTATCAACCTCGGAAGGTTCACCAACTTCAAACTTACCCTTACGGGGAGGAAAAGGATGGTTGTATGAGGGAGGAATACGTGAACCTTTAATTGTTAAATGGAATGGAATTACGAAAAGAGGAAGTGTTTGTGAAACAGCCGTTACTAGTGCCGATTTCTATCCGACAATACTTGATGTGGTAGGTTTACAAGCCTTGCCTCAACAGCATCCAGATGGAATAAGTTTAGTTCCTTTATTGCAAGATCAGGATAGTTTAATACGAGATGCTATTTATTGGCATTATCCCCATTATAGTAATCAAGGAGGCAGACCAGGTGGCGCTATTCGCAGCGGAAAATATAAACTTATTGAGTTTTATGAAGACATGCACGTTGAGTTGTATGATTTGCAGGACGACATGGAAGAACGAGTTAACTTAGCTAATAAATATCCGAAAATTGTGCTCGACTTAAAAAGTAAGTTGCATCGATGGCGAGAGGAAATTCATGCTAAAATGCCAATGCTAAATCCAGAATATCAACCATAG
- a CDS encoding class I SAM-dependent methyltransferase produces MSNSYKTQDRGSASDYQKYMASMDKVITEKVASASLFFDPSPGNTIVDIGMASGASSNIIANLFPHTNVIGIDINPTMVELAQNNYSRKNLEFRADDGETLQSFKENSVNGFFNCSSIHHITSFNQYNPNRAFNTIKREAELLKPGGVIVIRDFVKAPQMEVILEVSSIATATDPSNADLLIQFSKTARSLAPKEEQGFPIKEVESKSENTRCFQLYYADAVEFVRRKDYYENWNVELQEEYGYFTQKEFEEIFTSLGLRIIVSNPIFNPWIVENRYKDQFTIYNMDGEDIGFPPTNYLIAAEKIGDRGTNIHLVRHLPELKQAFLDYSTHQNTSTKHLYDVVKRPQSVVDIIPYYIHNNEVEILAKHGYPRPLVNVETDSPIIDQKRFSGYITEGITASKDLSIQDILSKRINLDKADIENEIQSLEYYPSPGGIEEKVESFFVKLNERASTDFPINTTANGFSDLGLIRRFNAIQLLKTAQTGALVEARLELNLYNLLKSLNIPFPQWLGGKITYSEFEVIPTPLAELLKVKTNFFVKCSESANYLQKSRAKFGEKSSNESSDILEYVSPQHVSLNTLITLPLVKQDEEYFVGLEVRNLPVPQILSGNSTILTAPAQRLPKQISSFKALENHILNTSIFGSQITKFSKLGEKFFPSVGVTPEQAYPYVVELTHNNDTLKWVKLTELYKNIELIRDGHLLISIFRLVNALGLR; encoded by the coding sequence ATGTCCAATTCCTATAAAACTCAAGATCGTGGCTCAGCTAGTGATTATCAAAAATACATGGCTTCCATGGACAAGGTGATCACTGAAAAAGTGGCATCGGCAAGTCTGTTTTTCGATCCATCACCAGGCAATACTATTGTTGATATAGGAATGGCTTCGGGTGCGAGTTCCAATATTATTGCCAATCTATTTCCGCATACTAATGTTATTGGAATAGATATTAATCCAACCATGGTTGAGTTGGCTCAAAATAACTATTCTCGTAAAAATCTTGAGTTTCGTGCAGATGATGGTGAAACACTTCAAAGTTTTAAAGAGAACAGCGTAAATGGCTTTTTTAACTGCTCATCGATTCATCACATTACCTCCTTTAATCAATACAACCCCAATAGAGCATTTAATACCATTAAACGAGAGGCAGAACTTCTAAAACCAGGTGGTGTTATAGTCATTCGAGATTTTGTGAAAGCGCCCCAAATGGAAGTGATTCTTGAAGTGAGTTCCATTGCCACAGCTACCGATCCAAGTAATGCCGATTTGCTGATTCAATTTTCTAAAACAGCACGTTCTTTAGCTCCTAAAGAGGAGCAGGGATTTCCAATAAAAGAGGTAGAATCAAAATCGGAAAATACCCGATGCTTTCAACTGTATTATGCCGATGCAGTTGAATTTGTTCGAAGGAAAGATTACTATGAGAATTGGAATGTGGAGTTGCAGGAAGAGTATGGCTATTTTACACAAAAAGAGTTTGAAGAGATCTTTACCAGTCTCGGACTTCGAATCATCGTTTCGAATCCAATTTTTAACCCCTGGATTGTAGAGAATCGATATAAAGATCAATTCACGATCTACAACATGGATGGGGAAGATATTGGTTTTCCGCCCACAAATTATTTAATAGCTGCTGAGAAAATTGGCGATAGAGGAACTAATATTCATTTGGTAAGGCATCTGCCCGAACTAAAGCAAGCTTTTCTGGATTATTCAACCCACCAGAATACTAGCACCAAGCATCTTTACGATGTAGTGAAACGACCTCAAAGCGTTGTCGATATTATTCCTTATTACATTCACAATAACGAGGTAGAGATACTTGCAAAGCATGGCTATCCTCGTCCTTTGGTAAATGTGGAAACCGACAGTCCTATTATTGATCAAAAACGCTTTAGCGGATATATAACCGAAGGAATTACAGCTAGTAAGGATCTAAGCATACAAGATATTCTTTCCAAAAGAATCAACTTAGACAAGGCTGATATTGAAAATGAGATCCAATCGCTTGAATATTACCCATCGCCGGGAGGCATAGAGGAGAAAGTTGAATCATTCTTTGTAAAGCTCAATGAAAGAGCCAGCACCGATTTCCCGATTAACACCACGGCTAATGGTTTTTCCGATTTAGGATTGATTCGCAGATTCAATGCCATTCAACTCCTAAAAACGGCGCAAACGGGTGCTTTGGTAGAGGCTAGGCTAGAGCTTAATCTTTACAATTTGCTCAAAAGCCTAAATATTCCTTTTCCCCAATGGCTAGGTGGTAAAATTACTTATAGTGAATTTGAAGTGATACCAACACCACTTGCAGAATTACTGAAAGTCAAGACCAATTTCTTTGTGAAGTGCAGTGAATCGGCCAATTATCTCCAAAAAAGCAGAGCTAAATTTGGTGAAAAGTCCTCAAACGAAAGCAGCGATATCCTGGAATATGTTTCTCCGCAACATGTGAGCTTGAATACGCTCATCACTCTTCCCTTGGTAAAACAGGACGAGGAGTATTTCGTGGGATTGGAGGTTAGAAATTTACCAGTTCCTCAAATTCTTTCGGGCAACAGCACCATTCTAACAGCTCCAGCACAGCGATTGCCAAAACAAATTTCGTCTTTTAAAGCCTTAGAAAATCACATATTGAACACCAGCATTTTTGGTTCCCAAATCACCAAGTTTTCAAAATTGGGCGAAAAGTTCTTCCCAAGCGTGGGAGTTACTCCCGAGCAAGCATATCCTTATGTTGTTGAATTGACTCACAACAACGATACTCTAAAATGGGTGAAGTTGACTGAACTGTACAAGAATATAGAGCTGATAAGAGATGGGCACTTGCTTATTTCTATTTTCAGGTTAGTAAATGCATTAGGATTGAGATAG
- a CDS encoding NUDIX domain-containing protein — translation MNKSYKSHTKSRTEKHASYPSRYFVPDDKIIWDIPFDAYQPTEFTAPVVLDRNTTWADPHDITALTRVFESFEGDVKFNAIGVPLNPIGRTGLKGRGVLGKWGANFAVDGIVTTLNPYSNLLEVLTITRCDTGETALPGGMVDAGETAMGTRNRELEEEVSVKSTDLANHLYEETLASGYVDDPRNTDNAWMETTVIHTHLAYENASEMQVCAGDDASDFKWLPITTESLSSFYANHGLSLLLAVKEMLQSKSSPIDKTITAELKQKLNI, via the coding sequence ATGAATAAGAGCTATAAATCACACACAAAGTCGCGCACCGAGAAACACGCCAGCTATCCATCCCGATACTTTGTGCCCGATGATAAGATTATATGGGATATTCCCTTTGATGCCTATCAACCAACTGAGTTTACTGCTCCTGTGGTGTTGGATCGGAATACGACTTGGGCCGATCCACATGATATTACGGCTCTTACGCGGGTTTTCGAAAGCTTCGAAGGTGATGTGAAATTCAATGCGATAGGCGTGCCACTTAACCCGATAGGTAGAACCGGATTAAAAGGTCGTGGTGTTTTGGGCAAATGGGGTGCTAATTTTGCCGTTGATGGTATTGTAACCACACTAAACCCATACTCAAATCTGCTTGAAGTCCTCACTATAACTCGATGTGATACAGGCGAAACGGCTTTGCCAGGTGGAATGGTTGATGCGGGAGAAACGGCCATGGGAACTAGAAATCGAGAACTAGAAGAGGAAGTGTCTGTTAAGTCTACTGATTTGGCCAATCATCTTTACGAAGAAACGCTTGCCAGCGGATATGTTGACGATCCCAGAAACACGGACAATGCATGGATGGAAACGACAGTTATACATACGCATTTGGCTTATGAGAATGCTTCAGAAATGCAGGTTTGTGCAGGAGATGATGCTTCCGATTTTAAATGGCTTCCCATTACAACGGAGTCACTTTCTTCCTTTTATGCCAATCACGGATTGTCTCTTTTACTGGCTGTTAAAGAGATGCTTCAATCCAAGTCATCGCCAATTGATAAGACCATAACAGCAGAATTAAAACAAAAATTGAATATCTAA